A window of Synergistales bacterium genomic DNA:
GTAAGGTTGTAGTCGTTGTTGCCGAGCGTGACGAACAGAGCGGAGAGGCACTGATTATTGGTGTTGGCCAGGCCCGTTCCATGGGGATACGGAAGGGTCTGATCGTCAATCTCGAGCAAGCTGTTCGTTCCGTGGAACAAGCTCTTGATGATGCCAGGCAGATGGTCGGCTTGCCCCTCGATGAAGCCACGGTTGCCTTCGGCGGGAGTGGGGTGAAGAGCGTCACCTCCCGGGGTATGGTGTCCCTGGGGCGCGTGCCGCGCCAGATTACCGTCGAGGACATCGAGCGCGTTATCGAGGCGGCCCAAACCGAAGTGAATGTGGCTTCCAATCTCTGTGTCCTGCACACCATTCCGGTTGAATACTCTATTGACGGTAACAGCGGTATAGACGATCCATTGGGAATGACGGGCGTTCGGTTGGAGATAGAGCTGCAATCGCTCATCCTGTCCACAGCGGTGGTACAGAATGTCATCACCTGTATCGAACGGGCGGGCATTCAGGTCCGTGGTTTGATTATCAAACCTCTGGCCAGTGCCCTTGGGGTCCTGACCTCCGAGGATGTCTCGGTCGGCGCAGTCATCATTGACGTTGGCGGCGGTGCGACCAGTGTGGCGGTCTATGCCGACGGAAAGCCAAAACGTCTTTCCGTGATCCCGGTGGGCGGGGATCACATTACCAATGATCTTGCAGCTGTGCTTCGCATTCCCATCGGTAAAGCCGAAGCACTCAAAAAAGAGGTTTCTCTTGATGAAGCAGAGGAGAGTCTCTCGGATATCCTTGAGTTCGAAACACGGGGAAAGCAGTGCACCTGCACGGTTCGTGAGGTTGTTGATGTCATTACCTGCAGACTTGAAGAGCTCTTCGGGACCCTTGTGAGCAAAGAACTGCAGACGGCAAAGATCCCCTTGTTGCCCGGAGGCGTTATCTTAACCGGTGGTGTCGCCCGAATGAGCGGAATCGAGCACCTGGTCTCCGAGCTTTTGGATATGCCTGCCAGGGTTGCTCCTCCTCTCGATATCCAGCGGATGCCTCCGCAGCGGAATGGGGTGGAATACAGCGCCGCTGCCGGTATCATCCGGTATATTGTCGAAAAAGAGCGCAATCCATTCAAATATATCGAACCACCCCGTGAAGATCTGGGCCGGAGCGAGTACGTCGATGTATCGAGAACGACGAGAAAGAAACGTAAGAGTGTGAGGTCCTCTTCGGCGACGAAGGTCTCTGTGGGGAGTCTTGTGGATTCACTAAAAAAAACCCTAAAGGAGCTTTTTTAGCGAGGCAAACGGCTCGCACTGGAGGAGTTCGGCGATGAACAGACAAGGGGACGTTTTTGAGATTGACCGCATGCACCGGCAGTACCGGGAACGGATAAAGGTTGTCGGTGTGGGTGGTGGCGGCAACAATGCACTGAACCATATCATCAGGAGTGGGATTACAGGTGTGGAGTTTATCGCTGCCAATACCGATATCGCTCACCTTGAACGCTCGGAGGCGGATACCAAGGTAGCCCTTGGTACGGAACTGACTCGAGGTCTGGGGGCCGGTGCGGACCCACAGATCGGATTCAATGCTGCAAAGGAGTCCAGTGAGGACCTGAAGCAGGCGCTGCAGGGATCGGATATGGTATTTCTCACGGCAGGCATGGGTGGGGGAACAGGCACTGGTGCGACCCCTGTCCTGGCGGAGACGGCAAAAGAATCGGGGGCGCTGGTGGTCGCTGTCGTGACGAGGCCCTTTTCCTTTGAAGGCAAGAAACGGGCGAACCAGGCCAACGAAGGCATACAGAATCTCACCGATAAGGTCGACGCCCTTATCGTGATTCCCAATGACCGATTGCTCCAGATCGCCGATAAGAACACGCCGCTCTACGATGCCTTCAAGCTTGCCGACGAGGTGTTGCGTCAGGCCGTACAGGGCGTGACGGATCTTATCCTTCGTCCGGGGCTGGTCAACGTGGACTTTGCCGATGTGCGGACCGTCATGAGCAATGCGGGATCCGCCATTATGGGCATTGGGGAAGGTCATGGAGAAGGTCGGGCGGCGACTGCCGCAAAGACATCGATCAACAGTCCGCTTATGGAGTGCCCCATGAACGGGGCGAAGGGTGTGCTCTTTAACGTTACCGGCGGCCCGGATATGGGCATTATGGAAATCCAGGAAGCGGCGCAGATCATTACCGAGGCCGCTGACGAGGACGCCACGATCATCTGGGGACATACCCTCGATACCTCAATGGACGATTCGATCAAGATAACGGTGATCGCAACCGGTTTTTCGCTGGTGCAGACAGAGTCGAGAAGTCCGAGCCGCGGTAGGCAAAGAGGCAGGATGGAGCTTGAGGAATCCGAGGTCCACACCACTGAAGACGACCTCTTTCATATCCCCAATAATCCGGAGAGCCCATTGGATATCCCTTCCGTTGTCCGGAGACGGAACAAGGAAAACGACAAGTAGTTAGTATGGATGCCGATGTCGCGCTTTGCTTTTTGGGAACGGCCATGACCACTCGGGCAGCAGTATCCCTCAGGCATTTCGGAGTGTGAGTGGGGGTGACTAGATGAACAGCCGAAGAAGTAGACGGTATAAGATGAAGCGGCCGATGTTCGCCTTTGGACAGCTTATGCTGCCGATTGTCGGCATCGTTGCAATAGGCCTGCTTATTGTGGGTGTGAAGCTCTTTTTCCTACCCACTTCGAGTGATGGCGGGCCGGATCATAGCCCCGGAACACAACAGCAAACGACGGCCGGCAGCGGGCAGGATGTAACGGCCACGCCGGCTGTGACGATGGAAGAGGAATCACAAGGTCCATCGCAGAGCGGCGGGGACGACGCGGGCGCCCCGGCGAACGGACAGACCGAGCACGACACCGACGGCGGAGACGACATCGTTGCGGTGCCTGTGGGCGATGAACCGGATGCTGGAGCCGGCGGCGGCACGGGAGGTTCCACCGGCGACCAGGGAGCGGCGGATGCCACCCAGGAAGACCAGGGATCGACACCGCAAAACGGCACCTGGGGTGTCCAGATCGGGGCCTTCAAGACCAACGAACAGGCGAAGAATGTCGCTCGGGAGGCGCGTAGCGAAGGCTTCAGCACACGCATCATGAGCGCTGTGGTTAACGGAACACAGTACTATCGAGTCAGGGTCGTTGCCGGTGATTCGAGAGAAGAATCCAGGCAGATCGAAACAAGACTGCAGGAGTTGGGATATCCGACACTGATTGTCCGGTTGCAGTGAGCGTGGGCAAACGAAGCATTCCCCCGAAAGCTTCAACAGTGCGGCAGCTGTGCGCTTGCAGCAGATCGGCAGCATCAGGGCAAGGTGTGGTTCAATAGAGTGCGCGACAGTCTTGAAGGGAGATCCATGAACAAGAGCAAAGCACGTACGTTACTTCCCCGCAATGAGGTGCCTGCGGCCCTTTCCGCGGCACTGGGCTTTCCTTGGGAGTTCCCCTATTCCACGACCCCAGTTGAACAGGCGATCGGACGCATCATCGCTACGGATGTCGCCGCATCTTCGGAGATTCCTCCCTTTACGAGGAGTCTCCGTGACGGCTATGCCGTCCGCAGCCGTGATGTGAGTGGTGCGTCTGCCGCCCTCCCTGCATTCCTGCATTATAACGGCAGCGTGCCTATGGGCGGACTGCCCGAGCAAAAGGGTTCCGCCTTTTGTGCACAGGAAATCCATACGGGAGGTGTCCTCCCCGATGGGTACGATGCCGTGGTCATGCTTGAGGATACGGAGAGGACCGATGAGCTGATCGAAATCCGCAAGAGTATCCAGGCTGGGGAGAATGTGATCCAGAAGGGCGAAGAGATCGACAAGGGCGACATCGTTGTCCCCAGAGGGTCGAGGATCTCCTTTACGAACAGTGGCCTACTGTCGAGCCTGGGTGTGACCAAGGTCCCCTGTTTGCGTCCGCGGATCGGCATTATCAGCACCGGGGACGAGATCGTTCCGGCCGAGACGGACCCCCTCCCGCCGGGGACCTTCCGGGATGTCAACGCCTGGATGTTGATGGCGCTGTTCACGGAGTTGGGCTGTTCCGTGTCCCGTTATGGTATCGCCCCCGATGACCCGCAGCGGATCGAAGCGCTTTTCGCAAAGGCCTATGAGGAAAGCGATGTTGTTTTGGTGAGCGGGGGCTCCTCTGTCAGTGTCCGGGACTATACGGAGGATCTTTTTGCTCATCTCGGTCATCCCGGACTGGTGGTTCAGGGGGTCAACATGAGCCCCGGCAAACCCACCCTCCTTGGTGGGAACAAAGGGGAGCGAAGGCTGGTGGCGGGTCTTCCCGGACACCCCCTCTCCTGTGTTGCCGTAAGCCTTTTTGTGGTTGTCCCTGTTCTCTTCTCGAGCCTGGGGTGGAGCGGGGCACGGGACTATTGGAAGGTGAAACGGGGTGCGCTGGCCCGTGACCTCGCGGGGCAAACCGGAGTGGAGGAGTTTGTCCCCTGTTCCTATGGGCCCTCAGGTGATGTCGTCCCGGAGCCATCGAAATCGGGGTATATCGGCGTGCTCCAGCGATGTGGCGGTTTTATCCGTCTTGCTGAAAACGAGGAAACGAAACGGCAAGGTGAGATGGTGGAGGTTTTCGAATGGTAGTACAAAAGAATGTGTCGCTTGCAGAATGCTGGAGGATCCTTCGCGAGAAACTGGCGGGCTCTGTGGAACGGCCCGTCAAATTTCTGCAGCCTGATCAGGCGTTGGGCGGCCACCTTGCCGGGAGCCTCTACTCCAGGCGGAATGTGCCTCATTTCAACGCGTCGGCCGTAGATGGATATGCGCTCCGGGCTCAGGATTCCCGCAAGGCTTCTGCAGCGACACCCGTAACGTTTGAACAGGGGCAGTTCCAGTGGGTTAACACCGGGAATCATGTCCCCGCGCCCTGGGACGCCGTGGTGATGGTTGAGGACACCTCTCTGGACAGAGAGACGGGCACGCTCCAGGTCTCTCGTGCTGTACAGCTGGGGCAGAATGTGCGGGCTGTAGGCGAGGATGTCATGAAAGGACAGCTTGTGGGGTGTGCCGGCGACCCGGTCTCTCCCGCCCTGGCCTCGCTCTGCGTAGCGGCGGGACTGGAACAGCTTCCCGCATATGCTCCGCCGTCTGTCCACTTTATCCCCACAGGTGATGAAATCCTCTCCCAGGAGGAGTGGTTTCGGGGCACAGGGAAGGCCGGGCAGGTTGTGGAATCCAACTCCACGCTGCTCCACGGTTTCCTGCGGCAGTGGGGATTCCCCTTTTTTAAGAGAGCGTTGGTGCCCGACGAGCCCGAAGCGTTGCGGAATGCCATACGTCAGGCGTTGCCGCATTGTGATGTGCTGCTTTTGTCGGGGGGGACAGCAAAGGGGGATCGCGACCACTCCTATGAGGTCCTCTGCGAACTGGGTGAGGTGCTGTTCCGGGGGCTTTTGATGCGTCCGGGCCGACCGGCAATGGTAGGAATCGCAGAAGGCAAACCGGTTGTTTCCCTCCCGGGCTTTCCCATGTCCACGGCTGTGGTTGCCTGGTCGGTGCTCTATCCGATCCTCTCTTTCCTTCGAGACGGCACCTTTCCCGAAAGTGGCGATCGAATGCTGGAACAGGCAGTGGGCACGGTAGACAAGCAGGAATGCCGCCTTCTCATGCCTCATGCCTCGGTACAGGGCCAGCAGGAGTGGCTTCGGGTCAAGGGGGTTGATATCGAAGGCAGGAGATATGTCTGGCCTCTCCCCTCCGGTTCGAGTGTCCTCTGGTCTCTGGCAGAGGCTGATGGGCTTGTATTGCTGCCATCCGAATTGCTGGATGCACCAAAGGACTGGAGGGTTACCGTTTGGTTCCGGCGGACCGTCGAGTGGGACCAGCGGATACTGCTCCAGGGATCGAACGATCCCGGCCTGGAACGCAGTATCCCCTATGCACGGAAGCACGGCAGCCAGCTGCTCATCAGGAATACAGGCAGCCTTGGAGGGCTTACGGCGCTTCGGAGAGGCGAAGCGCACCTGTCTGCCAGCCATCTCCTTGACCCGGAAACCGGGATCTACAACGAATCCTACATCAGACGTCTTGCCGATTCGAAGTGGCATCGACGGATTGTCTACTACCGGCAACAGGGCCTGATTGTGAAACCTTCTATGGCGGGGAGCGTACAGGGGATAGGCACCCTCGCCGAAGAGCAGCTGCGTTTTGTCAACCGGCAGCCCGGGGCGGGGACCCGTGTCTTGCTGGACACCATGCTGGAGGAAGAGGGTATCCCGCCTGCCGGCATTCCGGGGTATGAGAACCAGAGTTTGACCCATCTTGATGCAGCTGCCAAGGTAGCGGCGGGGACTGCCGATGTGACGCTGGGTATCAAGGCAGCCGCCGATGCCTTTGGATTGGCGTTCATCCCGATCCGTGAAGAGCCCTATGAACTGGTGATCCCCGATCGCTATATCCAGACGGTTCCGATTCAGGCCCTCCTGGAGACCATAGAACAGGAACAGGATTGGAGGAAGGAGATCGAAGAGATGGGAGGCTACCGATGGCCGAGCTGATAGATACCCATGGTAGACAGCTGAACTACATGCGGGTCTCCGTTACGGATCGTTGTAACTTCCGTTGCCGGTACTGTATGCCGGAAGAGGGCATTCCATGGATCGCCCACGATGAGATTCTCAGCTACGAGGAGCTGCTTTCTCTCTTCTCTATTTTTTGGGAAATGGGAATCAGAAAGATCCGGCTCACCGGCGGAGAGCCCCTTGTCAGGAAGGGCCTTTTCTCCTTTATCAAGACCCTCCATGATTGTCTGCCCCGGATGAAGGTGGTGCTGACAACCAACGGTTCCCTGATTGAGCCACATATCCGGGAGATCCGCCAGTCCAGCTTGGCGGGGATCAACGTCAGCATGGACACGCTGGACCCCGAAAGGTTCCACCATATGACACGCATCGGCCGACTGGAGAATGTGAGGCGTGGCATCGACGCTCTGGCACACCATGCCGATATCCCCCTCAAGCTCAACACAGTCCTGATCCGGGGGTTCAACGATGGTGAGGTTGAGGATCTGATTGACTTCGCTTCGGAACACCGTGCCGTTCTGCGTCTGATCGAGTTCATGCCTCTTGACGAATCCGTATGGAATCGAGAACGGTTTATTTCCAGTGATGAAATCTTTACTCGTCTTCCTCAACAGGATCAGTGGAAACGGCTTCCCGGAAAGGACAAGACGGCGGGACCGGCGGTGTATTACCAAAACAGCCGAACTGGCCAGAGGCTCGGGATCATCGCGGCGGTGTCCCACCACTTCTGTGCCACCTGTAATCGACTCCGCCTGACGGCCACCGGGGAGCTCAGAACCTGTCTCTTTAGCGAAACCGGCGCTCCATTGCGGGAGCTGCTGCGAAAGGGAGACCATCAGGCAGTCAGACGCCGTATCGAAAGCGCAGTCAAGGAGAAACCGATTGATTGGCGGGAATCCGCCGGAGAGCGGAACAACAGCCATATGTCACGAATTGGGGGATAGACATTTTGTCGTTAACTCATATTGATACGGAAGGTAGCCCTCAAATGGTCGATGTGGGCGGGAAATCGACCACAGACCGGACCGCGGAGGCGGAAGGGTATGTCTCGCTCACCGAAGCCATCATGCAGGCCTTGCTGGACAGGACCGCGGAAAAAGGCGATGTGCTGACGATTGCAGAGACGGCCGGAATCATGGGGGCAAAGAGGACGCCCGAGCTCGTTCCGCTCTGTCATAACATCAATTTGAACTCGGTGCAGCTTCACTGCACGCTTGATCGGGACAGACGAGTTGTTCATATCTCCTGTACCGTTGCCGCCAGAGAGGTCACGGGGGTTGAAATGGAAGCGTTGACCGGCGTATCCGTGGCTGCCTTGACGATATACGATATGTGCAAAGGCATCGACAAAGGGATGACAATTGGTCCGATACGACTGGTTCGTAAATCGGGGGGTAAGAGCGGTTCCTACCTGATGGAGGAGAGACCGGAAGGAGCTGTGTAGCCATGGCACGCATACTTCGTTTGCTTCACTACCCTGATATATGTGATGCCTTCGTCATGTTTGTTCACAGTAATGAAGATGGGTCCCCAATGGTGAATGGCATCCCCAAGACGATATGGGCCGTTCCCCCGGGCCGCGACATACAGGCGGTGGGGGATGCGGAACAGGACGCTCTTCTCGTCACTGTCGAGGATTTCGAGCAATTACAACCGGGACGGTTTCTCGCGACCGAAGATGATGGGTGCGTTCTTTCCGTGGGCTCACCTGTGAACGGGGCGGTCCCTCTTGAAGTAGTGCAACAGGCCTTCCTCACGCTATCACAGAGGGTTTCCGCTGTCGCTCCATTGCGGACTGGGATCCTTACCGTCAGTGACAGGGGAAGCAGAGGTGAACGGCAGGACACCTCGGGGCCGGCGCTTGCGCAGCGAGCGAGAACAATAGGCTGTTCTGTGGAAGCCCAGAGGATTGTCCCCGATGAGAAAAACGCGATCACCGATGCACTGCGGGGGTGGACCGAGAAGGATGCCCTCCATTTGATACTGATAACGGGGGGTACCGGCCTTTCCGACAGGGACATTACCCCTGATGTTCTCTCCCAGATGGGGGAGAGGGTTATTCCCGGAATAGGTGAATACATGCGCTGGAAAGGGACGTTTTCAACAATGCATTCCATCCTCTCCCGCGGTGTCGCCGTCACCGTGGGGCCAACGCTTGTGGTTTCCCTTCCGGGCAGCAAACGAGGAGCCCTGGAGTGTTTCGATGCCGTAGCTCCTGCGTTGCGCCACGGGATCGAGACAATAGGGGGCTGGACAGAGGACTGCGGACATTGAGGGAAGCATCGGCAGGCATCACAGGTACATAAGGGGTCTTCATATAAAGGGGATTACGAGATATGCCTTCTTGGGAGGATTTTGTCCTCGGTGTGATCACCGGAGGAACCCTTCTGTCGTTGGCGACGCTGCTCGGACACCGTATCAGGGAAAGGCGGACGCCGACCCGAGGGGAAACCATCCACAATGCCGTGAGTATACGCCTTGCGATGGGGCCGAAGATCGTGGCCTTCGGAGGGGGGACCGGTCTCTCAACCCTTCTTAAGGGATTGAAGGGGTTTACCAAAAACATCTCCGCTGTGGTGACCGTCACCGACGAAGGAGGCAGTTCGGGAAGGCTGCGGAAGGAATGGGGTGTTCTCCCTCCAGGTGATGTGCGGAACTGTATCGTCGCCCTTGCCGAGGATGACAGCGCACTCAATCGGCTGCTGAATTTCCGTTTTGATAAAGGGGATCTGTCAGGGCACAGCCTCGGGAATCTCCTTCTGCTGGCGGCGACGGAGCTGACAGGTGATTTCCGTCTGGCTGTAGAGGAGATGAATTCGCTCCTTGCGATACGGGGGCAGGTCCTCCCGCTGACGACGGAATCCGTGGTCCTCCACGGGAGAACCACGGAAGGACGGCTGGTTCGTGGGGAGCTGGAGGTTTCCCGGCACGGGAGGGAGCTCCAGGATATATGGCTTGAGCCGAGGGGCGCAGCCCCGGTAAAGGATGTCCTTGATGCCGTCAAGGACGCCGAGATGCTCGTGTTGGGGCCGGGAAGTCTGTTCACGAGTGTCCTTCCGAACCTGTTGATCTCCGAAGTAGCCGCTATGCTGCATATCACCAGGGTGCCGATTGTCTATGTGGCCAACCTCATGACCCAACCGGGAGAGACGGAAGGATTTTCGCTCATTGACCACCTGGACTGGGTGGAACACGTTTTGGGGCAGCCTCCCACGCACATGGTGCTCAATGAAACCGCTGTTCCGCCGGAGATACGGGATCATTACGAAGAAGCCGGTGCTACGCCGCTTCGGATCGACGAAAGAGAACGGGACTATCTGACCAGCGAACGACATGTCCAGGTCATATCCGGCGACTTTCTGCAGATGGCCGATGAGCTTGTTGTTCGCCATCATGGATACAGATTGGCGGAAACGCTGATCCGCATCGCCCGTGAAGCGCAGGAGTAGGTAGGCATGGAAAGATTGGTCGACACCCTCTGGGAGGAGTGGCTTTCGGGGCCGACACCCGGCGGCAGTGCCTGTGTGAACGAGGAGATCCGGGGAATCCTGTGGGGGTTCGCCGCGCCACGGATGGAGGAGGAGACATTCCTGTTGTCCGGAGGGCGGTTGCGCATTTTTCGGCGTCTTCGCAAACTATGGCCGAATTCCCAGTTTGCCGGGCAGTACGAGCTTGGTTCGCTGCTGGTGATTCCCCAGAAACGGCGGGGGAAGGTGGGGCTCCGCGTCCCGGGAGAGCTGTTTTCGCAGCTCCGTGCTCCGCCACAGAGGAGCGCTTCCGGCAGCTGGGCCTGGATACGGGGTGTATGGGGAACCACAGGAGCGTTCTATATTCCCAAATCGGGGTACTATCTCCTCTTCCGTGTCGAAAAGCAGAAGAACGAGGAACAGATACTGGCGAGAGTGCTGCAGAGGCTCGGTGTGACCGTGGGGTTCCGAAGACGGGGGACCGTCACCGAATACCTCTTGCGTAACAAGAAAACCATTGTTATGTTTTTGGAGAGTATGCATCTTCCATACACAGCACAGGCCTTACAGGAAAAGGGGAGAATGCGTGCACTCCGTGACCATGCCAACAAACAGGTGAACTGCGACGCTGCGAATATCAGGAAGTCACTGGAGACCGCGTACAGACAGATCGCTCTGATCAATGCGCTGGAAGAGCGGGTGGGGCTTGGAGAACTTGCGCCGAAATTGCGGGAGCTGGTGGAACTCAGGAGACAGTACCCGAGCATTTCCCTCAAGGAGCTGGGGCAGCAGTTGTCACAACCTGTCAGTAAGAGCACCGTGGAATACCGATGGAACAAGATACGTCAATATGCAGAGCTCATGTTGGGGGACACCTTTGAAGATCCTGCGCCGGAGGCCGGCGCAGAGGGTGCCCCAAAAACGAATCAGTATCGCAAGGAGTAACGCTAATCGCGAGTTGCGTATTTTGAAAGGGGGAAGGAAACATGGAAAAGACAAGGGTCGCCATTAATGGATTTGGGAGAATAGGACGTCTGACGCTGCGTTCGTTTTTCGAGGAAGGTTCGCCGGAAGGGAGAAATTTCGAGGTTGTCGCCATCAACGACTTGACCTCACCGGACAATCTGACCTACCTGTTCAAATACGACTCCGTGCATCGCCGTTTTGGCGGAAGCGTAGAGAGTAGCGGCGACGAGATGGTCATCAACGGGAAGCGCGTCAAGGTGCTGGCCGAACCCGATCCCTCCAAGCTTCCGTGGAAGGAGATGGGGGTTGACATCGTTGTGGAGTCCACAGGCCGTTTTGTGGAGGCCGACAAAGCGAAGGCACATCTCGATGCCGGCGCGAAGAAGGTCCTTATTTCGGCTCCGGCCAAACAGGAGGATCTGACCGTCGTGCTCGGCGTCAACGAGGAGCACTACGATCCGAGTCAGCACAGGATTGTCTCCAATGCTTCCTGCACAACGAACTGCCTCGCCCCGTTAGTCAAGGTTCTGCACGACAGCTTCGGGGTGGAGAAGGGAGTCATGACGACAGCCCACTCCTACACCAATGACCAGAAGATTCTGGATTTCCCCCATTCCAAATACACCCGTGGCAGAGCGGCGGCCCTTTCCATTATCCCCACTACAACAGGGGCGGCCAAGGCGATCGGGAAGGTCATGCCGGAGATGCAGGGGAAGATGACCGGAATGGCGATGCGGGTACCGACGCCGGATGTCTCCATTGTCGACCTTTCCGTCGAGGTGAGCCGTGATACCGACAGAGACGCCGTCAACGCCGCGATGAAAGCAGCGGCCGAAGGACCCTTGCGGGGTATCCTCGCCTATGAAGAGGAGGATCTTGTGTCGGCTGATTTTGTGGGGGACAGCCATTCGGCCATCTTTATCCCCCAGCACACCATGGTGATCGGCAATCTCGTCAAGGTCCTCGGCTGGTATGACAACGAATGGGGGTACAGCTGCCGGATCAATGATTTTGTCGATTACATGGTTTCAAAGGGGGTTTGACCGATGATGTTCCTCCGCACAATGCCCGCAGAGGACATAAAGGGAAAACCAATACTGGTGCGGGTTGATTTCAATGTTCCCCTTGACGATAAAGGACAGGTTGCGGATGATACCCGGATTCGGGCGCATCGTCAGACAATCGGCGAGCTGCTGGAAAAGGGAGCAAAGGTCGCCCTGGTGTCCCATCTTGGACGGCCAAAGGGGAAGCGGCGTCAGGACCTGTCCCTGGAGCCGGTAGCGGACTATCTTCGTGAGAAGATGGGGTGGAAGGTGACGTTTTGCCCTGCCACATCGGGAACGGAGGTAGAGACTGCGCTCAAGGAACTGGAACCTGGGACGCTGCTTCTGCTTGAGAACGTGCGTTTTTCCCCTGGAGAAGAAGCCAACGATCCTTCCTTTGCGCGGGAACTCGCGGCTCCCTTTGACCTGTGCGTGATGGACGCCTTCAGTGCCGCGCACAGAGCGCATGCATCCACAGAGGGTGTTACCAGGTACCTCCCCGCTTATGCAGGCCGGCTGATGGAGCGTGAGATATCCTACCTGGGGAAGGTGCGCGACAACCCCGCCTCTCCCTATACGCTCATCCTCGGTGGCGCCAAGGTATCCGACAAGATCGGCGTTATCGAGAACATGCTCGGCAAGGTGGA
This region includes:
- the gap gene encoding type I glyceraldehyde-3-phosphate dehydrogenase translates to MEKTRVAINGFGRIGRLTLRSFFEEGSPEGRNFEVVAINDLTSPDNLTYLFKYDSVHRRFGGSVESSGDEMVINGKRVKVLAEPDPSKLPWKEMGVDIVVESTGRFVEADKAKAHLDAGAKKVLISAPAKQEDLTVVLGVNEEHYDPSQHRIVSNASCTTNCLAPLVKVLHDSFGVEKGVMTTAHSYTNDQKILDFPHSKYTRGRAAALSIIPTTTGAAKAIGKVMPEMQGKMTGMAMRVPTPDVSIVDLSVEVSRDTDRDAVNAAMKAAAEGPLRGILAYEEEDLVSADFVGDSHSAIFIPQHTMVIGNLVKVLGWYDNEWGYSCRINDFVDYMVSKGV
- a CDS encoding phosphoglycerate kinase, translating into MFLRTMPAEDIKGKPILVRVDFNVPLDDKGQVADDTRIRAHRQTIGELLEKGAKVALVSHLGRPKGKRRQDLSLEPVADYLREKMGWKVTFCPATSGTEVETALKELEPGTLLLLENVRFSPGEEANDPSFARELAAPFDLCVMDAFSAAHRAHASTEGVTRYLPAYAGRLMEREISYLGKVRDNPASPYTLILGGAKVSDKIGVIENMLGKVDSILVGGGMMFTFFKAQGYGIGQSLCEEDYVELARDLLDRAAQQNVRLHLPSDVVCTREIKETSNVTTVRPDAIPDDMMGVDIGPETSRAFSEVIAASKTVLWNGPMGVFELPPFAEGTRSVAASLAGATEQGAMTVVGGGDSAAAVAQFGYAAEVSHVSTGGGASLEFFEGRMLPGVAPLLKEE
- the yvcK gene encoding uridine diphosphate-N-acetylglucosamine-binding protein YvcK, whose protein sequence is MPSWEDFVLGVITGGTLLSLATLLGHRIRERRTPTRGETIHNAVSIRLAMGPKIVAFGGGTGLSTLLKGLKGFTKNISAVVTVTDEGGSSGRLRKEWGVLPPGDVRNCIVALAEDDSALNRLLNFRFDKGDLSGHSLGNLLLLAATELTGDFRLAVEEMNSLLAIRGQVLPLTTESVVLHGRTTEGRLVRGELEVSRHGRELQDIWLEPRGAAPVKDVLDAVKDAEMLVLGPGSLFTSVLPNLLISEVAAMLHITRVPIVYVANLMTQPGETEGFSLIDHLDWVEHVLGQPPTHMVLNETAVPPEIRDHYEEAGATPLRIDERERDYLTSERHVQVISGDFLQMADELVVRHHGYRLAETLIRIAREAQE
- the whiA gene encoding DNA-binding protein WhiA; protein product: MERLVDTLWEEWLSGPTPGGSACVNEEIRGILWGFAAPRMEEETFLLSGGRLRIFRRLRKLWPNSQFAGQYELGSLLVIPQKRRGKVGLRVPGELFSQLRAPPQRSASGSWAWIRGVWGTTGAFYIPKSGYYLLFRVEKQKNEEQILARVLQRLGVTVGFRRRGTVTEYLLRNKKTIVMFLESMHLPYTAQALQEKGRMRALRDHANKQVNCDAANIRKSLETAYRQIALINALEERVGLGELAPKLRELVELRRQYPSISLKELGQQLSQPVSKSTVEYRWNKIRQYAELMLGDTFEDPAPEAGAEGAPKTNQYRKE